Proteins encoded in a region of the Desulfovibrio gilichinskyi genome:
- the dprA gene encoding DNA-processing protein DprA — MIIGESQFNLKEEYFACLALRFTPGLGPKSWARILNNYPSAYGALKDAANWADLNLCSENVAEAARSEVWRSSAEKEFKEVMRLRFGILPWTHPSFPPSLKEIADPPTYLYYYGDPSLLANPGVAIVGSRKSSRLGLEYAQKISGELSAIGVTVISGFARGIDACAHQEALKGVGSSIAVLGTGLDIDDYPQNSGNLRRELIENGLIVSEFSPGTKPYSGNFPFRNRIISGLSLGVLVAEADVKSGSLITARLAAEQGREVMALPGPLGSSNFSGCLKLIKEGAALVETVDDVLISIGHSLDTNAQRKFMPVSDKKKPLSGLCSDKFSDKKNNSIKGSERAKFILNIDDLDPDEQEIVKTLDKEGKLHIDEIARKSSVDVSLTGALLLGMEVKGIVVHFPGMYYDIKRC; from the coding sequence TTGATTATCGGTGAATCTCAGTTTAATCTCAAAGAGGAATATTTTGCATGTCTTGCTTTGCGCTTTACTCCGGGACTCGGGCCAAAGTCCTGGGCGCGTATTTTAAATAATTATCCTTCAGCTTATGGTGCATTAAAGGATGCCGCGAACTGGGCTGATTTAAATCTTTGTTCTGAAAATGTTGCTGAGGCTGCCCGTTCAGAAGTATGGAGAAGTTCGGCAGAGAAAGAATTTAAAGAAGTAATGCGCCTTCGTTTCGGTATTTTGCCATGGACTCATCCTTCATTTCCTCCTTCTTTAAAAGAGATAGCTGACCCTCCGACTTATTTGTATTACTATGGAGATCCGTCCCTGCTTGCGAATCCGGGGGTTGCCATAGTCGGTTCTCGCAAAAGCAGCCGTTTGGGACTAGAGTATGCTCAAAAAATTTCCGGAGAACTTTCTGCCATAGGTGTTACTGTGATTTCAGGATTTGCACGCGGCATTGATGCCTGCGCACATCAGGAAGCTCTGAAAGGAGTCGGGTCATCGATTGCGGTCCTCGGGACGGGGCTTGATATAGATGATTATCCCCAAAACAGCGGTAACCTGAGGCGTGAACTTATTGAAAACGGTTTGATAGTGTCTGAATTTTCACCGGGAACGAAACCTTATAGCGGGAATTTTCCGTTTCGCAACCGCATTATCAGCGGTTTAAGTTTAGGCGTGCTTGTAGCTGAGGCCGATGTTAAAAGCGGCAGCCTGATTACCGCAAGGCTGGCTGCAGAGCAAGGACGCGAAGTAATGGCTTTGCCCGGACCTTTGGGGAGCAGCAACTTTTCCGGATGTTTGAAGCTCATAAAAGAAGGAGCGGCACTTGTCGAAACAGTTGATGATGTTTTAATCAGTATAGGGCATTCTTTAGATACTAATGCTCAAAGAAAATTTATGCCGGTTTCTGATAAAAAAAAACCGCTGTCCGGACTGTGTTCTGATAAATTTAGTGACAAGAAAAATAATTCAATAAAGGGCTCTGAACGTGCTAAGTTTATTTTAAATATTGATGATCTAGACCCTGACGAACAAGAGATAGTCAAAACTCTTGATAAGGAAGGAAAGCTTCATATTGATGAAATAGCACGTAAATCAAGTGTGGATGTTTCCTTAACAGGAGCTCTTTTACTTGGTATGGAAGTGAAGGGAATCGTTGTGCACTTTCCCGGCATGTACTATGATATTAAGCGTTGCTGA
- a CDS encoding HDOD domain-containing protein, which produces MSDLDLKTSVKGQILSTSDLPTLPTVLDEVTKLVDDPNSSTEQVAKVISQDQVLSAKVLKMVNSPIYGFPGRITTIQHALVLLGLNVIKGIIISTSVFDMIQQAMSGLWEHSIGCALASGAIAKAAGFEDPEEFTVAGLLHDLGKVVTAVQLPELNEAVRMTVKEKNLCYYDAEKVILGFGHDRINAWLARHWNLPPNVREAMTYHHHPDRAQFYQQTAAVVHVGDFLVRLFEYGNGGDDQISYFKPAAMKILKLKMKDLEPVMDELSEQFVEISGFTF; this is translated from the coding sequence ATGTCTGATCTGGATCTTAAAACAAGCGTAAAAGGACAGATTCTCTCAACCTCTGATTTGCCCACTTTACCTACTGTTCTTGATGAGGTTACAAAACTTGTGGATGATCCAAATTCTTCCACAGAGCAGGTTGCCAAGGTAATTTCGCAAGATCAGGTTTTATCGGCTAAAGTTTTGAAGATGGTTAATTCTCCGATTTACGGTTTTCCGGGTCGTATTACAACAATTCAGCATGCCCTTGTTCTGCTCGGCCTTAATGTTATAAAAGGTATTATTATTTCAACGTCTGTTTTTGACATGATTCAACAGGCAATGTCAGGACTTTGGGAACATAGCATCGGATGCGCTTTAGCAAGTGGTGCTATTGCAAAAGCTGCCGGTTTTGAAGATCCTGAAGAATTCACCGTTGCCGGCTTGCTGCATGATTTAGGAAAAGTCGTCACCGCCGTGCAATTGCCGGAACTGAACGAAGCTGTACGCATGACTGTGAAAGAAAAAAATCTTTGCTATTATGATGCTGAAAAAGTTATTTTAGGATTCGGACATGACCGCATTAATGCATGGCTTGCGAGGCACTGGAATCTACCTCCGAATGTCAGAGAAGCAATGACATATCACCATCATCCTGACAGAGCACAGTTTTATCAGCAGACGGCTGCAGTTGTTCATGTCGGGGATTTTCTGGTCCGTCTTTTTGAATATGGTAACGGAGGAGATGATCAAATTTCATACTTCAAGCCGGCTGCCATGAAAATTTTAAAGCTCAAAATGAAAGATCTTGAACCTGTTATGGACGAACTTTCCGAACAGTTTGTTGAGATTTCAGGCTTTACCTTCTAA
- a CDS encoding diguanylate cyclase: MNNNQGLVNQTKHRCILVSPDNNLKELLESIWPKEVLEFTYYDQARGAIDDIFNNPPELLIVDNRVTDVSASEVARLVKSENVYRQLPVVICLDEKDLETPWDWDEIEVDDFIIRPFFMPIVRERINLTFSRSLRALDANPLSKLPGNTSIINKIQTLIEKKQDFALAYCDLDYFKSFNDKYGFSRGDEVLSMTARIIVNTVRGFVGEQTFVGHVGGDDFVVITSPDIVEEACKRIIFSFDGIVPNFYDLEDRKSKSIVSVDRQGVVQTFPLMAISIAVVFNIDGQLKHFGEASAIAMGLKKKAKENPKSNYVLDRRNT, translated from the coding sequence ATGAATAATAATCAAGGTCTTGTGAACCAGACTAAACATAGATGTATTCTGGTTTCTCCGGATAATAATCTAAAAGAACTGCTTGAGTCTATTTGGCCGAAAGAAGTTCTTGAGTTTACTTATTATGATCAAGCACGTGGAGCCATTGATGATATTTTCAACAATCCTCCAGAGTTACTTATTGTAGATAACAGGGTTACGGATGTTTCGGCTTCAGAAGTTGCACGGCTTGTTAAAAGCGAAAATGTTTACCGGCAGCTTCCGGTTGTTATTTGTCTTGATGAGAAAGATCTTGAAACTCCTTGGGACTGGGATGAAATCGAGGTTGATGATTTCATTATCCGTCCTTTTTTTATGCCCATTGTGCGGGAAAGAATTAATTTAACTTTTTCCAGATCACTGCGAGCTCTTGATGCAAATCCTCTCTCAAAACTTCCTGGAAACACTTCAATAATTAATAAGATTCAAACTCTTATAGAAAAGAAACAGGATTTTGCATTAGCTTATTGTGATTTAGATTATTTTAAATCATTTAATGACAAGTATGGGTTTTCCCGCGGGGATGAAGTATTAAGCATGACTGCGCGGATAATCGTAAATACTGTTCGCGGTTTTGTCGGGGAACAGACTTTTGTCGGGCACGTCGGCGGTGATGACTTTGTTGTAATCACTTCTCCGGATATTGTTGAGGAAGCCTGCAAGCGGATTATTTTTTCTTTCGACGGTATTGTTCCTAATTTTTATGATCTTGAAGACCGCAAAAGTAAATCTATTGTTTCTGTTGATAGACAGGGGGTAGTGCAGACTTTTCCACTGATGGCTATTTCTATAGCAGTTGTTTTTAATATTGATGGTCAACTCAAACATTTCGGAGAAGCCTCCGCCATAGCAATGGGGCTTAAGAAAAAAGCTAAGGAAAATCCAAAGAGTAATTATGTCCTCGACCGCCGGAACACATAA
- the xerC gene encoding tyrosine recombinase XerC has protein sequence MSSTAGTHNVMPEPVQIFFTHMEIEKGCSKATLRSYEKDLVQFEEFLSTRSESLSNPEKISVDHIRSFLAKLHGRKLAKSSLSRKLSTLRSFFKYMVRHRFIANDPMSGIRNPKQEIRQPRSLNVDQAVNLLDSKCGVEPQDKRDLAIAELLYGSGLRVSEAVSLGIYDVDTSSGLVRVTGKGNKERLSPLSDTAREALDSYLAVREELGPAIEETALFIANRGGRINRRQVNRILLRMAEEAGLYGGVHPHMLRHSFASHMLQSGADMRSVQELLGHENLTTTQRYTHLNLQHIMNVYDKAHPLSESGAVSNKQGENDD, from the coding sequence ATGTCCTCGACCGCCGGAACACATAATGTAATGCCTGAACCTGTTCAGATCTTTTTCACTCATATGGAGATTGAAAAAGGATGTTCTAAAGCTACATTACGGTCATATGAAAAAGATTTAGTTCAATTCGAAGAATTCCTTTCCACTCGCTCAGAGTCGCTTTCAAACCCTGAAAAAATTTCAGTAGATCATATCCGAAGTTTTCTGGCGAAACTTCACGGGCGTAAGCTTGCTAAAAGTTCCCTTTCACGGAAACTTTCTACACTTCGATCATTTTTCAAATACATGGTACGCCACCGTTTTATTGCCAACGATCCCATGTCCGGAATACGAAATCCTAAACAGGAAATCAGACAGCCGCGTTCATTGAATGTTGATCAGGCTGTTAATCTTCTTGATTCAAAATGCGGGGTCGAACCGCAGGATAAGCGTGATCTGGCTATTGCCGAACTTTTGTACGGCTCGGGATTACGGGTAAGTGAAGCTGTTTCACTCGGCATTTATGATGTTGATACTTCATCCGGGCTTGTCCGGGTAACAGGGAAGGGTAACAAAGAACGTCTTTCACCGCTCAGTGACACTGCCCGCGAGGCTCTTGATTCATATCTTGCCGTCCGGGAAGAGCTTGGTCCTGCCATTGAAGAGACTGCACTTTTTATAGCGAATCGGGGCGGACGCATTAATCGAAGGCAGGTCAATCGGATTCTTTTGCGCATGGCCGAAGAAGCTGGATTGTACGGGGGAGTACATCCTCATATGTTGCGTCATAGTTTTGCCTCGCACATGTTGCAGTCCGGAGCGGATATGCGTTCCGTGCAGGAATTGCTGGGTCATGAAAATCTTACTACTACTCAGCGGTATACTCATTTGAATTTACAGCATATTATGAATGTTTATGATAAAGCTCATCCTCTATCCGAAAGTGGCGCAGTCAGTAATAAACAAGGTGAAAATGATGATTAA
- a CDS encoding NAD(P)H-dependent flavin oxidoreductase, which yields MKLPQLKIGDLVARVPIIQGGMGVGISLSGLASAVAEEGGIGVIAAAMIGLTSSKPNKSTPEAQSEALADEIRKAKAKTSGIIGVNIMVALTDFAAQVSTSVKEGVDIIFSGAGLPLDLPKYLVDGAKTKLVPIVSSGRAASIICKKWMSKFDYVPDAFVVEGPKAGGHLGFHRDQLDDPDFALDSILPEVLDAVKVFEEKTGKTIPVIAAGGVYTGEDICKYIKMGASGVQLGTRFVTTHECDADEKFKQAYIDASEDDMTVIQSPVGLPGRALKNEFLEEVTEGKKTPFKCSFKCLKTCNVETAPYCIASALINAQRGKLKYGFAFAGANAYRAKKIISVKELIAELSSEFEEACTA from the coding sequence ATGAAGCTTCCCCAACTTAAAATAGGCGACCTAGTTGCCAGAGTACCCATTATCCAAGGTGGAATGGGTGTAGGGATATCTCTTTCAGGTTTAGCTTCAGCTGTAGCTGAAGAAGGCGGAATAGGCGTTATTGCAGCAGCAATGATCGGCCTTACCAGCTCAAAACCAAACAAAAGCACACCAGAGGCCCAAAGCGAAGCTTTAGCTGATGAGATCAGAAAAGCAAAAGCTAAGACTTCCGGCATCATTGGAGTCAACATCATGGTTGCTCTGACTGATTTCGCTGCGCAGGTATCAACCTCCGTTAAAGAAGGTGTTGATATTATTTTTTCCGGTGCAGGCCTTCCGTTGGATCTTCCTAAGTACCTTGTTGACGGTGCTAAGACTAAATTAGTGCCAATCGTTTCTTCTGGAAGAGCGGCTTCTATCATCTGCAAAAAGTGGATGTCCAAGTTCGACTATGTTCCAGACGCATTTGTCGTTGAAGGACCTAAAGCAGGCGGTCATCTTGGATTCCACCGCGATCAGCTTGATGATCCTGATTTTGCGCTAGACTCAATTCTACCTGAAGTTCTTGATGCTGTTAAAGTATTTGAAGAAAAAACAGGTAAAACAATCCCGGTTATTGCTGCCGGTGGAGTCTATACCGGAGAAGACATTTGTAAGTACATTAAAATGGGTGCATCAGGAGTACAGCTTGGAACAAGATTCGTAACAACTCACGAATGTGACGCGGACGAAAAATTCAAGCAGGCTTATATTGATGCTTCTGAAGATGATATGACAGTAATTCAAAGCCCTGTAGGACTACCGGGAAGAGCTCTTAAAAATGAGTTCCTCGAAGAAGTTACTGAAGGTAAAAAAACTCCTTTTAAATGTAGCTTTAAATGCCTTAAAACCTGTAATGTTGAAACAGCTCCATATTGCATTGCTTCCGCACTGATCAACGCACAGCGCGGAAAACTGAAATACGGTTTTGCTTTCGCAGGCGCAAATGCATACAGAGCTAAAAAGATAATCTCTGTTAAAGAATTAATTGCTGAACTCAGCTCTGAATTTGAAGAGGCTTGCACGGCATAA
- the lhgO gene encoding L-2-hydroxyglutarate oxidase: protein MKTTEIMICGAGIVGLTLARELLARGHKDILIIDKEDEVAKHASGRNSGVLHAGIYYAPGSLRAQSCLSGNFKMKAYCKEKGLPLLETGKVIVAKNESEISTLHELYARATANGAKVELIDEERLSQIEPNAKTCKEALFSHYTAVVDPRAVMKSLYNDLLQSGKVTFMLGTSFITARKNNIIVTDKGEISCGLFINAAGAYSDQVARPFGFGEGYQLIPFKGIYKKLKKNKADIIKGSIYPVPNIKNPFLGIHFTRSATGDVYLGPTAIPAFGRENYGILAGLDSEAFSIILRDAVLFMKNQKFRSIAFEEPRKYFFKCFFNDAKELVKELNPDDIESTPKVGIRPQLVDIKRNELVMDFLIESDNKSVHVLNAISPAFTGSMFFAEMIVDKYIQ, encoded by the coding sequence ATGAAGACTACTGAAATAATGATATGCGGAGCAGGCATAGTAGGATTAACCTTGGCACGTGAACTGCTTGCCAGAGGACATAAGGATATTCTCATTATCGATAAAGAAGACGAAGTGGCAAAACACGCTTCAGGTCGTAACAGCGGCGTATTGCATGCCGGTATATATTACGCTCCGGGAAGTTTGCGCGCTCAGTCATGCCTTTCAGGTAATTTTAAAATGAAGGCTTACTGCAAAGAGAAAGGATTACCGTTGCTCGAAACCGGCAAAGTAATTGTTGCAAAAAACGAATCAGAAATTTCTACTTTGCATGAGCTGTATGCCAGAGCCACAGCTAACGGAGCAAAAGTTGAACTGATAGACGAAGAGAGACTTTCACAGATAGAGCCGAATGCAAAAACATGTAAAGAAGCTCTTTTTTCACACTATACGGCGGTTGTTGACCCGCGCGCAGTAATGAAGTCACTCTACAATGATCTATTGCAAAGCGGTAAAGTCACTTTTATGCTCGGCACAAGTTTTATCACAGCAAGAAAGAACAATATAATTGTTACAGACAAAGGTGAAATCAGTTGCGGCCTGTTTATTAACGCCGCAGGAGCATACAGTGATCAGGTTGCCAGACCTTTCGGCTTCGGCGAAGGCTACCAGCTCATTCCTTTCAAAGGAATTTACAAAAAACTTAAAAAGAATAAGGCTGATATAATTAAAGGAAGTATTTATCCTGTCCCCAATATTAAAAACCCGTTTCTCGGCATACACTTTACCAGAAGTGCGACCGGGGATGTTTATCTTGGGCCTACGGCAATTCCGGCTTTCGGCAGAGAAAATTACGGCATCTTAGCAGGACTGGACAGTGAAGCTTTCAGTATTATATTAAGGGATGCGGTCCTTTTTATGAAGAACCAAAAATTCCGCTCCATAGCCTTTGAAGAACCGCGCAAATATTTCTTCAAATGTTTTTTTAACGATGCAAAAGAATTAGTCAAAGAATTAAATCCTGATGATATTGAGAGCACCCCTAAAGTCGGAATCCGCCCTCAACTTGTAGATATAAAACGTAACGAACTTGTCATGGATTTTCTAATTGAAAGTGACAACAAAAGTGTACACGTACTTAATGCAATTTCTCCGGCATTCACAGGATCCATGTTTTTTGCAGAAATGATCGTTGATAAATACATACAGTAG
- a CDS encoding PD-(D/E)XK nuclease family protein produces MTTRSPFSIISWKKDFIENFSSILIDESDGDLSNTIVIVPHQRPARYLKKALAASENLPKPCILPEIYSFSEFVSSLMPKLTGSFPRRIGKLDQVGLLFHIIEGLRTESTGLLAKLPVDLQKFFPWGTRLASLLEEMLRQDIVPRNLSMLQGEVLDWAAALLEEIEIIFVKYVEALERRGWSTGGLESRNLSQNLDKLDNILAGKKLYLAGFYGLSGVEDKFFHHLWDNLGLRVIWHSDPALALREKGHFAVKEHYNWLSNWRAEAVSDDNTEGSCDLPELKFFEGFDRHSQLCAMREELSTGSYDGCAVVLPDTSLLLPVMHHLPEHDINISMGYPLERSALNGLLEAILKLQENKNGATYYWKDLLALIRHPYLKMLEINGDQPLRTIFHQWETLLRSGSPYADPNDFIPVYCDENGNLVDNSETTEELRAEVVNLCIDGFAKITTLEELADSLQHMAEMLRLRGGTLWQRYLLDSECLFRLMNEVIPELRESSISEEDFGQSLSFSIFRQLLSSQRVSFEPDPISSMQVLGMLESRLLNFKRTFILDTVDEKIPGTDPYDPLLPDQLRHLLDLPDSHERESVASYNFYRLIMGSEESCIFYQSGVQPGLLDSKSVRSRFVEQLLWKIEQKEKRIITPSENFPLKAINFPVGAILNVPVAIAKEPVAAKLEDMLKHKGLSPSAMDCYVTCPKLFFFRYLSNVRETATVDLDGDRAGFGELIHSVLKDFLTPQLGNEICGKDLNFNELSELFMMRLERDSLYLNLPYDIKKSLEYAGKNRLTLFLNNIGQTKIVALETSAQAILNLDGYDNYAVKIHGRIDRVDSRNDSRYVIDYKTGQLHMPRKSFWENSEIWNPILEEQQSLQYDSADFLEKIKSSANSLQLPLYLLMDHHTSSVMPHQAALVELVKEGQEKFLFDSKTDEEERIDIIGTKIPALSTFLIKNMICEPQFKAIRSAQCSWCSYREACGA; encoded by the coding sequence ATGACCACCCGCTCACCTTTCAGCATTATTTCGTGGAAAAAAGATTTTATCGAAAATTTCAGTTCTATCTTAATAGATGAATCCGACGGCGACTTGAGTAATACAATTGTTATCGTTCCTCACCAGCGGCCTGCCAGATATTTAAAAAAAGCTCTTGCCGCGTCGGAAAATCTGCCGAAACCTTGCATTCTGCCTGAGATTTATTCTTTTTCAGAGTTTGTAAGCTCACTTATGCCGAAACTTACGGGATCTTTTCCGCGCAGAATCGGTAAGCTGGACCAAGTAGGTTTACTCTTTCATATAATAGAAGGACTTCGCACTGAATCTACAGGCTTACTGGCGAAATTGCCCGTTGACCTGCAAAAGTTTTTCCCGTGGGGGACCAGACTTGCATCTCTGCTTGAGGAAATGCTCAGGCAGGATATTGTGCCTCGCAATCTATCCATGCTGCAAGGAGAAGTTCTCGACTGGGCGGCCGCTTTGCTCGAAGAAATAGAAATAATTTTTGTTAAATATGTTGAAGCACTTGAAAGACGGGGCTGGTCAACCGGTGGCCTTGAAAGCCGCAATCTGTCTCAGAATTTAGATAAGCTGGATAATATTTTAGCAGGTAAAAAATTATATCTGGCAGGATTTTACGGACTAAGCGGCGTTGAAGATAAATTTTTCCATCACCTTTGGGACAATTTAGGTTTGCGGGTAATCTGGCACAGTGACCCGGCTTTAGCCCTGCGCGAGAAGGGACATTTTGCGGTAAAAGAGCACTACAACTGGCTGAGTAACTGGCGAGCCGAAGCGGTCTCAGATGACAACACCGAAGGAAGTTGCGATCTGCCGGAGCTTAAATTCTTTGAGGGATTTGACCGCCACTCGCAGCTGTGCGCCATGCGCGAAGAACTTTCAACCGGATCATATGACGGATGCGCCGTTGTTCTGCCGGACACATCATTACTGCTGCCGGTAATGCATCATCTACCGGAACACGACATCAATATAAGTATGGGCTATCCGCTTGAACGATCTGCCCTGAACGGTCTGCTGGAAGCAATTCTAAAACTTCAGGAAAATAAAAACGGTGCGACCTACTACTGGAAAGACCTTTTAGCATTGATCAGGCATCCTTATTTAAAAATGCTTGAGATTAACGGCGATCAGCCGCTTAGAACTATTTTTCATCAATGGGAAACACTGCTCAGATCCGGTTCTCCTTATGCCGATCCAAATGATTTTATTCCGGTTTACTGCGATGAAAACGGCAACCTTGTTGATAATTCTGAAACGACAGAAGAACTCCGGGCAGAAGTTGTAAACCTTTGCATTGACGGCTTTGCAAAAATCACAACACTGGAGGAGCTTGCTGACAGCTTACAGCATATGGCGGAAATGCTTCGCTTACGCGGCGGAACTTTATGGCAACGCTACCTGCTGGACTCAGAATGTTTGTTCAGGTTGATGAACGAAGTTATTCCCGAACTTCGCGAAAGCTCCATCAGTGAAGAAGATTTCGGTCAATCTTTATCCTTTTCCATATTCAGACAGCTCCTTTCCTCACAGCGGGTATCCTTTGAGCCGGACCCGATTTCCAGCATGCAGGTACTCGGTATGCTCGAAAGCAGATTGCTTAACTTCAAACGTACATTCATTCTTGACACGGTAGACGAAAAAATACCGGGCACTGACCCGTATGATCCGCTTTTACCGGACCAGTTAAGACATCTACTTGATCTCCCGGATTCACATGAACGCGAAAGTGTTGCCAGCTATAACTTTTACAGACTCATTATGGGTAGTGAAGAATCATGCATCTTCTATCAAAGCGGTGTTCAGCCCGGCCTGCTTGATTCAAAAAGTGTACGCAGCCGCTTTGTTGAACAACTCCTCTGGAAAATCGAACAAAAAGAAAAAAGAATAATCACTCCCAGTGAGAATTTTCCTTTAAAAGCAATCAACTTTCCAGTCGGGGCAATACTTAATGTCCCCGTCGCCATTGCGAAAGAGCCTGTGGCCGCAAAGCTTGAAGACATGCTTAAACATAAAGGGCTTTCACCTTCAGCCATGGATTGCTATGTCACTTGCCCCAAGCTTTTCTTTTTCCGCTACCTCTCAAACGTAAGGGAAACTGCAACAGTTGACTTGGACGGAGATCGCGCCGGATTCGGCGAACTTATCCATTCAGTGCTGAAAGATTTTTTAACACCGCAACTCGGCAATGAAATCTGCGGCAAAGATTTAAACTTCAATGAATTAAGTGAACTTTTTATGATGAGGCTTGAACGCGATTCACTTTACCTGAATCTGCCATATGATATTAAAAAGTCACTTGAATACGCAGGTAAAAACAGACTTACTTTATTTCTTAACAATATTGGGCAGACAAAAATAGTAGCCCTGGAAACAAGCGCGCAGGCAATTCTTAATCTGGATGGTTATGATAATTACGCAGTAAAAATTCACGGCCGAATCGACAGGGTTGATAGTCGTAACGACAGCCGCTATGTTATCGACTATAAAACAGGGCAGTTACATATGCCCCGCAAATCTTTTTGGGAAAATTCTGAAATTTGGAATCCAATACTTGAAGAACAGCAAAGCTTGCAGTACGACTCAGCAGATTTTCTTGAAAAAATTAAATCAAGTGCGAACAGCCTTCAGCTTCCCCTATATTTATTGATGGATCACCACACCTCATCAGTAATGCCTCATCAAGCTGCGCTTGTTGAACTTGTAAAAGAGGGTCAGGAAAAATTCTTATTTGATTCAAAAACAGATGAAGAAGAAAGAATCGATATTATCGGCACAAAAATACCTGCGCTCTCAACATTTCTTATTAAAAATATGATCTGTGAACCGCAATTTAAAGCAATTCGTTCAGCGCAGTGCAGTTGGTGTTCATACCGAGAAGCATGCGGAGCATAA